The sequence below is a genomic window from Nitrobacter winogradskyi Nb-255.
GATGTCGGCGCGCTGGATCGGACCGAAGCTCCGCACCCGCCGCACGGTGCCTTCGAGTCCACCCCAGCCCGGCGGGCTGATCTGCATATCGTGGCGGCGGACGAACAGCTTCGAGGGCCCCGACGCGCCGCACTCCGCGGCGATATTCAGCGGCGTGCCGCCGAGCCGGATCACGCCGTCCTGGATATCGACGGGCAGCACAATGGACTCCCCGATGAAGCCATGGACGAACGCTGTCGCCGGGCTGTTATACACTTCGCCCGGCTTGCCGATCTGCTCGATCCTGCCCTTGTCCATCACCACCACGCGGTTTGCGACTTCAAGCGCTTCCTCCTGATCGTGAGTCACGAACACCGAGGTGACATGAATTTCCTCGTGCAGCGAGCGCAGCCAGCGACGCAACTCCTTCCGCACCTTGGCGTCGAGCGCACCGAACGGCTCGTCCAGCAGCAGGATGCGGGGCTCGGTGGCCAGCGCCCGGGCGAGCGCGATGCGTTGACGCTGGCCGCCGGAGAGTTGACTCGGATAGCGGTCAGCGAGCCAGTCGAGTTGCACCAGATCGAGCAGTTCCTTGACCCGCGCGCGGATACTGGCTTCGTCCTTGCGTATGGCGCGCGGCTGCACCCGCAGGCCGAACGCGACGTTCTCGAAGACCGTCATGTGGCGGAACAAAGCGTAGTGCTGAAATACGAAGCCGACCTGCCGCTCACCTGCTCCGCGCGCCAACGCGTTCTCGCCGTCGAATGACACCGAGCCGCTGTCCGGCCAGTCGAGCCCGGCGATAATCCGCAATAGCGTCGTCTTGCCCGAGCCCGACGGACCAAGCAGCGCCAGCAATTCGCCATCCCCGATCGTCAGGTCGACGTTGTTAAGCGCGGAGAATGCGCCAAACCTCTTGACGATATTTTTCAGCTCAATGCTCACGCGTCTGCCGCCCCTCGTCGAGTTGCCCTTCGAGAATCGTTTTCGCAATCAGCGTGATCAATGCGAGCAGCGCCAATAACGATGCTACCGCGAACGCCGCCACAAACTGATACTCGTTATACAGGATTTCAACCAGCAGCGGCATCGTGTTGGTTTCACCCCGGATGTGACCGGAAACCACGGAGACCGCACCGAACTCGCCCATCGCGCGCGCGTTGCAAAGCAGCACGCCATAGAGCAGGCCCCATTTGATATTCGGAAGCGTGACACGAAAGAAGGTCTGCAGCCCGGAAGCGCCGAGCGACAGCGCGGCTTCTTCTTCCGCCGTCCCCTGCTCCTGCATCAACGGAATCAGCGCCCGCGACACGAAGGGAAAGGTCACGAACGTCGTCGCCAGCGCGATGCCGGGCAGCGCGAACAGAATCTGGATGTCGTGATCCTGCAGCCAGGGCCCGAGAAAACCCTGTCCCCCGAACAACAACACGAACACCAGACCGGAAACGACGGGGCTGACCGAGAACGGCAGGTCGATCAGGGTGATGAGCAGCGTCTTTCCGGGAAACTCGAACTTGGCGACGGCCCATGCGGCAATCAAACCGAACACCAGATTGAGACCGACCGAAATCGCCGCGACCGTCAGCGTCAGCTTGATCGCCGACACCGCTTCCGGTTCGGCAAGCGCCGCGAAATACACCTGTCCGCCCTTGGCGAACGCCTCAGCGAACACGATCGTCAGCGGCAACACGATGAACACCGTGAGAAACAGAATGCAAAGGCCTATCAGCAATGCGCGCACCCAGCGCGGCTCGGAGCGGGCGTCATTGCGGTCGCGCGAAATCGCGAAAGCGGCTTCGGACATCAGCGTCACCTCTAATACGCCTGCTCTTGCGCCCGCGCCCAGCGCTGCAAGCGATTGATGACGAAAATCACCAGGAAGGACACCAGAAGCATGACCACGGCGATCGCGGTCGCGTCGGCGTAACGAAATTCCGACAGGCGGATCACGATCAGCAGCGGCGCGATCTCCGACACATTCGGCAGGTTGCCGGCGATGAAAATCACCGAGCCATACTCCCCGACAGCGCGCGCGAATGCGAGCGCGAAGCCCGTGAGCAGCGCCGGGAAAAGGCTGGGCAGAACGACCCGCCACACTGTCTGCCACCGACTGGCGCCGAGGCTGGCGGCAGCTTCCTCGATCTCGGGATCGAGATCGATCAGCACCGGCTGTACGGTGCGCACCACGAAGGGAATCCCGATAAACACCATCGCAAGGAAAATGCCGAGCGGCGTATACGACACGTTGATGCCGAGTTCAGCCAGCGGCGCGCCAAGCCAGCCGTTCTGCGCGAACAGCGTCGTCAGGGCAATGCCGGCCACCGCTGTCGGCAATGCGAAAGGCACGTCGACGATTGCATCAAAGATGCGACGACCGGGGAAGCGGTAGCGCACCAGCGCCCAGACGATGATGCTGCCCATCACCAGATTGACCAGCGCGGCGAGAAACGCGAGTCCGAATGAGATCTTCAGCGCGTTCAGCGTTCGGCGGCTGGTGATGATGTCCACGAACTGGGCGAAGTTCAGTTCAAATGACTTGAGAAACAATCCTGCAAGCGGGATCAGAACAATGATCGAAAGCCACGTCAGCGTCAGCCCCATGGTGAGACCGAATCCCGGCAAGGTCCGTCGTCGTCCCGATCCTCCTTTCACGTCGTCCCGCTCCGCCCCGTTGAAGTTAGATCAGTCCTTGTAGATCTGATCGAAGATGCCGCCTTCGCTGAAATGCACCTTCTGCGCCTTGGTCCAGCCGCCAAATACCTCGTCGATCCTGAACAGTTCGACCTTGGGGAACGCATCGGCATATTTCTTGATGAGTCCCGGATTGGTCGGCCGGTAATAGTTTCGCGCGGCGATATCCTGCGCTTCCTCCGTATACCAATATTTCAGATACGCCTCGGCGGCGGCGCGCGTTCCTTTCTTGTCCACCACTTTGTCGACGACGGCAACCGGCGGCTCCGCGAGAATGGAGATCGAGGGGGCCACGATCTCGAACTTGTCTTTTCCGAACTCCTTGAGCGCCAGAAAGGCCTCGTTCTCCCACGCAAGCAGCACATCGCCGACGCCGCGCTCGACGAAGGTGACGGTGGAGCCGCGCGCGCCGGTGTCGAGCACGGGGACGTGGCTGTATATATCGGCGACGAACTGCCTCGCCTTATCTTCGCCGCCCCACTTCTTCAGCGCATACCCCCATGCCGCGAGATAATTCCAGCGCGCGCCGCCGGAGGTTTTTGGATTCGGCGTAATGACGTTGACGCCGGGCCTGACCAGATCGTCCCAATCCTTGATGCCTTTGGGGTTGCCCGTACGCACCAGGAAAACGATGGTTGACGTATAGGGAGATGAGTTCTCCGGCAACCGCGCTTGCCAATCCTTCGCCAGCAGACCGTGATCCGCCACCGCATCGATGTCATAGGCGAGCGCGAGCGTCACCACATCGGCCTGCAAACCGTCGATCACCGAGCGCGCCTGCTTTCCGGAACCGCCGTGAGACTGCCTGATCTCGACGCTCTTGCCGGTTTCTTTCTGATAATGCGCCGCAAACGCCCTGTTGAAATCAACATACAGCTCTCGGGTCGGATCGTAGGAGACGTTCAGCAACGACACATCGGCCGCGTAGGCAGAACCGGCCCAGATCAATCCGGCCAAAACCGTTAAGATTCGACGAAGCATTCCAATCTCCATAAGGCCCGCTCAAGCGACGACCGTCAGCGCCAAAGCCCATGAATGAACCTCGTCAAAGGACATGCTTAAGTCAACGGAACGGCGTTTCAATGTTTGCGGCGGCGCAGAGTCATTCCCCTACGGAATCTTCATCGTGTGAATGCCGCATTCCGTCTTGGCTCTGCCGCGCCAGCGGCCGGCCCGCGCATCCTCGCCGGCCTGTCCGCGGCTGGTGCACGGCATGCATCCGACGGAGCGGAAACCGGACGCCACCAACGGATGCGGCGGCAGCTTCGCCGACGCATAGATCGCCTCGATATCCTCGCGCGAGGCGTTCGCGAACGGATTGAACTTGAGCCGGGCCCCGTCATCCTCGACCATCGGGAGGTCGGCGCGCAGCCCACCCTGAAACCGCTTGCGGCCGTTGATCCATGCGGCGAACGGCTGAAGCGCGCGCGCAAGCGGCTCCACTTTCCGTATCCGGCAACAGGAATCGGGATCGGAAAACCACAACTCCCGATCGGGATCCTCTTGTTTCAACGCATCCTCGGACGGCGGAATGGAGCGAACATCTTTCAGGCCGAGCGCGGCGATCAACGTGTCGCGATAGGTCAGCGTCTCCTCGAACAGCCATCCGGTATCGAGGAAGATGACCGGAATGGCCGGATCGACATCCGCCATCACCTTGAGCAGCGCCGCCGACTCGGTGCCGAATGACGAGACCAGCGCCAGCCTGTCGCGACCGACCGCGCGCAGCGCAGCGCTGATCACCTCCGCAGGCGAAGCGTCGCGCAAGGACTCGTTCAGCGCGGCCGCAGCAGGCCATGCGGAGTTCGCTGCCGCAGCGGCAGATTGCGCCGCCCTGCCGGGATCGACGCTGTTTTCTTCGAGCGGAGATGTCATTCTGCAGCCATCTGAAGTGTCTGGAGGAAGGAGTTCGTGTTGCGCCATCGCGCGGAGTGCGACACCACGTCACCGATCACAAGGATGGCGGGGCCGCCCTCGACGTCGTGAACCAGCGCCGGAAGATGATCCAGTATGCCGACGACGGTTTTGGCGTCGGGCCGGGTGGCGCGGGCGAACACGCCGACCGGGGTCTCCGGCGAACGCCCGGCCGCCAGCAACCCGCTGCGGATCGCCGGCGCCGCCGTGATTCCCATATAGACCACGACGGTCATCTTGCGATCGGTCAGCGTCGACCAGTCGACGTTCGAGGCGTCGTGAGCCTTGTGCGCGGTCAGGAAGGTGACGCGCAGCGCTTCATGGCGGTAGGTGAGCGGCACCCCGGATTCCGCGGCCGCGCCAAGCCCTGCGGTAATTCCGGGAATGACCGAACAGCGGACACCGGCCTCTCGGAGCGCCTCCACCTCTTCGCCGCCGCGGCCGAAAATGAAGGGATCGCCGCCCTTGAGGCGGACGGCGCGCCGGCCGGATCTGGCGGCATCGATCAGCAGCCGGTTGATGGCGTCCTGCCCGATGCCGGGTTTGCCGACGCGGCGACCCACCGGCACACGCACCGCGTCGCGGCGGGCGCGATCGAGGATCTCCGGCGTGATCAGCTCGTCATAGAATACGATGTCGGCGTCCTGCAGCGCCCGCAGCGCCTTGACGGTGAGCAGGTCCGGATCGCCCGGCCCCGCGCCGACCAACGTGACGCGTCCCTCGATGTCGCCCGGAACAGATGCGCCCGCATAAGCGGACGGATCGGCAATCGCCTTCAGCGAGCCTTCGGCCTCATTGGCGCGGCCGGCAAGAACCGCCTCGCCGATCGGGCCGTCGATCACGCGCTCCCAGAAGCGACGACGCAGCGGAAGGTCGGGAATGTGATCATGAATCGTTTTGCGCCAGCGCCCGATCATAGCCGCGAGGTCGCCGATTCGCGCCGGCAGGACCGCTTCGATGCGTTCGCGAACACGCCGCGCCACCACGGGCGACGCGCCGCCGGTGCCGATCGCCGCCACCACGTCGCCGCGATCGACGATCGCAGGGACGATGAAGCTGGAACGCGCGGGATCATCCATCACATTGACAGGTACACCGGCCGTGAGCGCGCGCGCCGCGACGCTTTCGCCGATCGCTCCGGCGCCCGCGCAGAACACCGCGACGACGCCGCCAAGATCCGCGTTTCGCGGATCGGATTCCTCTCGCTCGATCCGCGAAGCCGCAGCCGCGTCAAGACCGGAAACCGCGAAGTCGCCGTCGGTCGCGTGCCAGCGCACCCGCGCTTCCGCAGCAAGCAACAGGCGCAATCTGGCCCGAACCGGGTCGCCCGCCCCGACGAGAAGGATCGGGCCGCGACTGGTGTCGAGAAAGATCGGGAGGAATTTCATGTGGCGTTCATCTAGCGTTTTCTATACCCATGAGCAGGGTTGACTGAAATTATTTTCTATTTATGTATCTGACAAGGTCACAGAATAGAAAATTATTTCTTCTATCTAGAGACCAAAGTATAGAATTTCATGCTGCGAAAGACTGTCCGGGGAGATACATCTTCTCAACCCCGAAACCCGCAAATCTGGCTGCCGCTGGACTCCAGCCGCCCAGCGGCATGGCTGTCGACTGTGAACGACGCGAACGAAGTTAAGGAGCAGGCCATGCAGCCTGGAATGGACCACCTCGATGCGCTCGAAGCGCAGAGCATCTATATTTTCCGGGAAGCATTTGCCCGCCTGAAGAAGCTCGCGCTGCTGTGGTCGCTGGGCAAGGATTCCAACGTGATGATCTGGCTGGCGCGCAAGGCCTTCTTCGGCCGGGTGCCCTTTCCGGCGCTGCACGTGGACACTCAAAAGAAATTCCCCGAGATGTACGCGTTCCGCGATCACTACTCCAAGGAGTGGGGCCTCGACCTCAAGGTTGATCACTGCCCGCCGGTCGAGGCGATCGATCCGACCCTGCCGCCCGCGGCGCGCTCCGCGGCGCGCAAGACCGAGGGGTTGAAACTCGCCTTGAACAAATATGGCTTCGACGGGCTGATCGCCGGCATCCGCCGCGACGAGGAAGCGACCCGCGCCAAGGAACGGGTGTTTTCGCCGCGCGGCCTTGAGGGCGGATGGGATGTGCGCGACCAGCCTCCCGAATTCTGGGACCAGTTCAACGCCTCGCCGCCTCCCGGCGCTCACTTGCGCATCCATCCGATCCTGCACTGGACCGAGGCGGATATCTGGGCCTACACCAAGCGCGAGAACATTCCGATCATTCCGCTCTATCTGGCGAAGGACGGCAAGCGCTATCGCTCGCTCGGCGACGCCGACATCACCTTTCCGGTTCCCTCGACCGCGTCAACCATCGACGAGATCCTGATCGAACTCGAAGGCACCAAGATTCCCGAACGCGCCGGACGCGCGCTCGACCACGAGACCGAGGACGCTTTCGAACGGCTTCGCGTCGCCGGCTATCTCTGATCCGAATCGTCTGAATCGAACGAGCGCTTTTCCCATGAACGTGATCGCATCCAACCTCGCGTCGAACGCTGCCCTCGCGACGCCCAACGGCACGACCCGCCCCCAGGTCAGCATCGTCATTGTCGGCCACGTCGATCATGGCAAGTCGACGCTCGTCGGGCGGCTGCTGCACGAGACCGGCAGCCTGCCCGACGGCAAACTTGAGATGCTGAAAGCGGTCAGCGCACGGCGCGGCATGCCGTTCGAATGGTCGTTCCTGCTGGACGCCCTGCAAACCGAGCGCGATCAGGGCATCACGATCGACACCACGCAGATCCGCTTCCGTACGCGCTCGCGCGACGTCGTGCTGATCGACGCGCCGGGCCATGCCGAGTTCCTGCGCAACATGATCACCGGAGCCGCACAGGCCGACGGCGCCGTGCTTATCATCGACGCGCTGGAAGGCGTGCGCGACCAGACGCGGCGGCACGGCTACCTGCTGCATCTGCTCGGCGTCAAACAGGTCGCCGTGGTCGTCAACAAGATGGACCGGGTCGATTTCAGCGCCGAACGCTTCGGCGCCATCCGGGATGAAATTTCCGCGCACCTGACCGGCCTCGGCCTCGCTCCGACAGCCGTTATTCCGATCTCGGCGCGCGATGGCGACGGCGTCGCAGAACGAACCCCGAAGATCGACTGGTACGACGGTCCCGTCGTCGTCGAAGCCATCGATGCGCTGCAACCGGCGCGACCGCTCGACGAACTGGCGCTGCGACTGCCCGTTCAGGCGATCTATAAATTCGATGATCGCCGGATCGTGGCTGGGCGTATCGAGTCGGGCGGTCTGAGCGCTGGCGACGAGATCGTCATCATGCCGGCCGGAAAGATCGCAAATATCCGCAGCGTCGAAGGCTGGCCTTCCAGTCCGACGGGCGCGCAAGGCGCCGGCCGCTCGGTCGGCATCACGCTCGACCGCGAACTGTTCGTCGAGCGCGGCGACGTCATTGCCCATGTCGGGTCGGCCCCGCGCGATACCCGAAGGATTCGGGCGCGCATCTTCTGGCTGCACGAACAACCGCTAGCGGCCGGCGCATCCATCCTGCTGCGGCTCGGCAACAAGGAAACGCGCGCCGTCGTCGTCGCCATCGAGAAAGCTGTTGATCCGGGCGAGCTTTCGAGCGCCGAGACCAAGGCGATCGCCCGCAATCACGTCGGCGAAATCGACATCTCGCTGGCGCAGCCGCTCGCGGCCGACCCCTATGTCGACAATCCCCGCACCGGCCGCCTCGTCATCGAGGTCAATGGCCGTATCGCCGGAGGCGGGCTCGTGCTCAGCGTCGATGCGGGACAGCGCGCGGTTCCGGTGGACATCGTGCCGGTGGAATCGGCTCTTCGGCCCGAAGAGCGGTCCGCCCGCTATCGTCACAACGGCGCCGTGGTCTGGCTGACGGGGCTGCCGGGCTCCGGCAAATCAACGCTGGCCCGCGCGCTGGAGCGAAAACTGTTCAGCGACGGCGGCTCGCCGATCCTGCTCGACGGCGACACGCTGCGCGCCGGACTGAACGGCGACCTCGGTTTCTCGCCGGAGGACCGTGCCGAGAACATCCGCCGGCTCGCGGAAATCGCCACGCATCTCGCACGCAATGGTCATATCGCGATCGTCGCCGCGGTCTCCCCGTCGCGTGAGGATCGCGCCGCGGCGCGGCGCATCGCAGACGACACCTTCCGCGAGATCTATGTCGCAACGCCGGCCGACGTTTGCGAACGCCGCGATCCCAAGGGACACTATGCGAAGGCGCGCGCGGGCGTCCTGCACGGCTTCACCGGCATCGGAAACGACTACCAGCCCCCGGAGTCGGTAGAACTGACGATCGATACCTCGTCCTGCACGGTCAGCGATGCCGCCGATGAAATCGAGCGGATGCTGATCAGAACCGGTGTTCTGTTCGACGAAGTGACGGATATCGCCGCCAACATCTGAGCCTTGCGGCCACAGAGGCCCGCTGCCGCCGCGAACCTACGCGGCGGGTGGTCTGGCCGCCTCTTGCCTCAACGTTCTGATCGAGCATGATCTTGTCCGAAACCGCTCTCCGCTTTGCGCGGGCGCGGCCCTTCGGGTCAGGATCATGCCCTGTTCAACTCTCGTGACGGGCTTCTCACGGAGCCGGCTTTGGCGCAAGATGACAGCCAAGGGCCGCGCTTAGGCCGCCCGATCTTGAAACAGCGCATGGTCGCGTTTCCTGCGAGAAGCCCGCGACATGAACCGAATCGACGCCCACGGACTGAAGATCGCGCCTGTCCTGTTCGATTTTATCGCCGGGGAAGCCACGCTCCGGACCGGGATCAAACCCGACGCGTTCTGGGCCGGACTTGCAGCGATCGTGCGCGATCT
It includes:
- a CDS encoding sulfate/molybdate ABC transporter ATP-binding protein, producing the protein MSIELKNIVKRFGAFSALNNVDLTIGDGELLALLGPSGSGKTTLLRIIAGLDWPDSGSVSFDGENALARGAGERQVGFVFQHYALFRHMTVFENVAFGLRVQPRAIRKDEASIRARVKELLDLVQLDWLADRYPSQLSGGQRQRIALARALATEPRILLLDEPFGALDAKVRKELRRWLRSLHEEIHVTSVFVTHDQEEALEVANRVVVMDKGRIEQIGKPGEVYNSPATAFVHGFIGESIVLPVDIQDGVIRLGGTPLNIAAECGASGPSKLFVRRHDMQISPPGWGGLEGTVRRVRSFGPIQRADIALSDGQGETVIEIDAPRDRELRDGEVVGLQPRRYRIFADRT
- the cysW gene encoding sulfate ABC transporter permease subunit CysW, whose amino-acid sequence is MSEAAFAISRDRNDARSEPRWVRALLIGLCILFLTVFIVLPLTIVFAEAFAKGGQVYFAALAEPEAVSAIKLTLTVAAISVGLNLVFGLIAAWAVAKFEFPGKTLLITLIDLPFSVSPVVSGLVFVLLFGGQGFLGPWLQDHDIQILFALPGIALATTFVTFPFVSRALIPLMQEQGTAEEEAALSLGASGLQTFFRVTLPNIKWGLLYGVLLCNARAMGEFGAVSVVSGHIRGETNTMPLLVEILYNEYQFVAAFAVASLLALLALITLIAKTILEGQLDEGRQTREH
- the cysT gene encoding sulfate ABC transporter permease subunit CysT, giving the protein MGLTLTWLSIIVLIPLAGLFLKSFELNFAQFVDIITSRRTLNALKISFGLAFLAALVNLVMGSIIVWALVRYRFPGRRIFDAIVDVPFALPTAVAGIALTTLFAQNGWLGAPLAELGINVSYTPLGIFLAMVFIGIPFVVRTVQPVLIDLDPEIEEAAASLGASRWQTVWRVVLPSLFPALLTGFALAFARAVGEYGSVIFIAGNLPNVSEIAPLLIVIRLSEFRYADATAIAVVMLLVSFLVIFVINRLQRWARAQEQAY
- a CDS encoding sulfate ABC transporter substrate-binding protein → MLRRILTVLAGLIWAGSAYAADVSLLNVSYDPTRELYVDFNRAFAAHYQKETGKSVEIRQSHGGSGKQARSVIDGLQADVVTLALAYDIDAVADHGLLAKDWQARLPENSSPYTSTIVFLVRTGNPKGIKDWDDLVRPGVNVITPNPKTSGGARWNYLAAWGYALKKWGGEDKARQFVADIYSHVPVLDTGARGSTVTFVERGVGDVLLAWENEAFLALKEFGKDKFEIVAPSISILAEPPVAVVDKVVDKKGTRAAAEAYLKYWYTEEAQDIAARNYYRPTNPGLIKKYADAFPKVELFRIDEVFGGWTKAQKVHFSEGGIFDQIYKD
- a CDS encoding phosphoadenylyl-sulfate reductase, with amino-acid sequence MTSPLEENSVDPGRAAQSAAAAANSAWPAAAALNESLRDASPAEVISAALRAVGRDRLALVSSFGTESAALLKVMADVDPAIPVIFLDTGWLFEETLTYRDTLIAALGLKDVRSIPPSEDALKQEDPDRELWFSDPDSCCRIRKVEPLARALQPFAAWINGRKRFQGGLRADLPMVEDDGARLKFNPFANASREDIEAIYASAKLPPHPLVASGFRSVGCMPCTSRGQAGEDARAGRWRGRAKTECGIHTMKIP
- the cysG gene encoding siroheme synthase CysG; translated protein: MKFLPIFLDTSRGPILLVGAGDPVRARLRLLLAAEARVRWHATDGDFAVSGLDAAAASRIEREESDPRNADLGGVVAVFCAGAGAIGESVAARALTAGVPVNVMDDPARSSFIVPAIVDRGDVVAAIGTGGASPVVARRVRERIEAVLPARIGDLAAMIGRWRKTIHDHIPDLPLRRRFWERVIDGPIGEAVLAGRANEAEGSLKAIADPSAYAGASVPGDIEGRVTLVGAGPGDPDLLTVKALRALQDADIVFYDELITPEILDRARRDAVRVPVGRRVGKPGIGQDAINRLLIDAARSGRRAVRLKGGDPFIFGRGGEEVEALREAGVRCSVIPGITAGLGAAAESGVPLTYRHEALRVTFLTAHKAHDASNVDWSTLTDRKMTVVVYMGITAAPAIRSGLLAAGRSPETPVGVFARATRPDAKTVVGILDHLPALVHDVEGGPAILVIGDVVSHSARWRNTNSFLQTLQMAAE
- the cysD gene encoding sulfate adenylyltransferase subunit CysD translates to MQPGMDHLDALEAQSIYIFREAFARLKKLALLWSLGKDSNVMIWLARKAFFGRVPFPALHVDTQKKFPEMYAFRDHYSKEWGLDLKVDHCPPVEAIDPTLPPAARSAARKTEGLKLALNKYGFDGLIAGIRRDEEATRAKERVFSPRGLEGGWDVRDQPPEFWDQFNASPPPGAHLRIHPILHWTEADIWAYTKRENIPIIPLYLAKDGKRYRSLGDADITFPVPSTASTIDEILIELEGTKIPERAGRALDHETEDAFERLRVAGYL
- the cysC gene encoding adenylyl-sulfate kinase, producing the protein MNVIASNLASNAALATPNGTTRPQVSIVIVGHVDHGKSTLVGRLLHETGSLPDGKLEMLKAVSARRGMPFEWSFLLDALQTERDQGITIDTTQIRFRTRSRDVVLIDAPGHAEFLRNMITGAAQADGAVLIIDALEGVRDQTRRHGYLLHLLGVKQVAVVVNKMDRVDFSAERFGAIRDEISAHLTGLGLAPTAVIPISARDGDGVAERTPKIDWYDGPVVVEAIDALQPARPLDELALRLPVQAIYKFDDRRIVAGRIESGGLSAGDEIVIMPAGKIANIRSVEGWPSSPTGAQGAGRSVGITLDRELFVERGDVIAHVGSAPRDTRRIRARIFWLHEQPLAAGASILLRLGNKETRAVVVAIEKAVDPGELSSAETKAIARNHVGEIDISLAQPLAADPYVDNPRTGRLVIEVNGRIAGGGLVLSVDAGQRAVPVDIVPVESALRPEERSARYRHNGAVVWLTGLPGSGKSTLARALERKLFSDGGSPILLDGDTLRAGLNGDLGFSPEDRAENIRRLAEIATHLARNGHIAIVAAVSPSREDRAAARRIADDTFREIYVATPADVCERRDPKGHYAKARAGVLHGFTGIGNDYQPPESVELTIDTSSCTVSDAADEIERMLIRTGVLFDEVTDIAANI